Proteins encoded by one window of Haematobia irritans isolate KBUSLIRL chromosome 2, ASM5000362v1, whole genome shotgun sequence:
- the capt gene encoding adenylyl cyclase-associated protein 1 isoform X4 → MSCEQKHCDPALKPSVAENLEILINRLEKLVERLERSISARELDIANRTFDTVLEQKRASVELSPPAAGIVENLSVNEQTEKLNQRIERIEESLGRINERHSQGQSSEGSFENIPTVIDDFSSLPPPPPPLELSMSVLGYQDIVNGSLAQYLALSSKIGGDVAKHAEFVKKAFDAQLAYVTLATQCSQPDQSKQMELLKPTSDQITAIQDFREKNRASPFFNHLSAISESIPALGWVCVSPTPGPHVKEMNDAGQFYTNRVLKEWKEKDATHVEWARAWVQTLTELQQFIKQYHTTGLVWSGKGSAPAGGAVPPPPPMGACPPPPPPPTFDLANMGLDGGDERSALFAEINQGENITRNLKKVTADMQTHKNPTLRTGPAPFKTPTQFGSVSKAPAVAVAKPPVFTRDGKKWIIEYQKNNPNLIVENAEMNNVVYVFKCEGSTLTVKGKVNNVVFDSCKKCSLLFDSVVASVEFVNCQSVQMQVLGNVPTISIDKTDGCQMYLSKDSMGVEIVSSKSSEMNVMLPADDNGDYTELPLPEQFKTTISGKTLKTVCVDSLG, encoded by the exons ATTGTGATCCTGCTCTTAAGCCTTCGGTTGCAGAAAATCTTGAAATACTGATCAATCGCTTAGAGAAACTTGTTGAGCGTTTAGAACGTTCGATAAGTGCTCGTGAATTGGATATTGCCAATCGTACCTTTGATACTGTTTTGGAACAGAAACGTGCTAGTGTTGAATTATCACCACCTGCAGCGGGGATTGTGGAAAATTTGAGCGTTAACGAACAAACAGAAAAACTTAATCAACGCATTGAACGTATTGAAGAGTCTTTGGGTCGTATCAACGAACGTCACAGTCAAGGACAGTCATCGGAAGGTAGTTTTGAAAATATACCCACGGTCATAGACGATTTTTCTTCACTTCCCCCACCACCACCTCCTTTAGAACTCAGTATGAGTGTTTTGGGTTATCAAGATATTGTCAATGGTTCGCTGGCCCAATATTTGGCCTTGTCAAGTAAAATTGGAGGAGATGTTGCCAAACACGCTGAATTTGTGAAAAAGGCTTTTGA TGCTCAATTGGCATATGTTACCTTAGCCACCCAGTGCTCCCAGCCAGACCAAAGCAAACAAATGGAATTATTGAAACCGACATCAGACCAAATTACCGCTATACAAGATTTCCGTGAAAAGAATCGTGCTTCACCGTTCTTCAATCATTTGTCGGCCATAAGTGAAAGTATTCCAGCCTTGGGTTGGGTTTGTGTG TCACCTACCCCTGGTCCTCATGTCAAGGAAATGAATGATGCTGGCCAGTTCTACACAAATCGTGTTTTGAAAGAATGGAAGGAGAAGGATGCCACACATGTGGAATGGGCCCGTGCTTGGGTACAAACCTTAACGGAATTGCAGCAGTTTATTAAGCAATACCACACTACTGGTTTAGTCTGGTCTGGAAAAGGATCTGCTCCTGCCGGTGGCGCTGTTCCTCCACCACCACCAATGGGAGCCTGCCCTCCACCTCCACCACCACCAACATTCGATTTGGCTAACATGGGCTTGGATGGTGGTGATGAGCGTAGTGCTTTATTTGCAGAAATTAATCAAGGCGAAAATATCACCAGAA ATTTGAAAAAGGTTACCGCAGATATGCAAACACATAAAAATCCAACGCTACGCACTGGACCGGCTCCCTTCAAAACTCCCACACAATTTGGTTCGGTTTCAAAAGCTCCTGCCGTTGCAGTCGCCAAGCCCCCAGTATTCACCAGAGATGGCAAGAAATGGATTATTGAATACCAGAAAAATAATCCAAATTTGATTGTTGAAAATGCTGAAATGAACAATGTGGTCTATGTATTCAAATGTGAAGGCTCCACTCTAACAGTTAAGGGAAAAGTTAACAATGTCGTCTTTGATTCCTGCAAGAAATGTTCTCTACTCTTCGATTCGGTAGTGGCTTCAGTTGAATTTGTTAACTGCCAATCTGTGCAAATGCAAGTTTTAGGCAATGTACCCACAATTTCGATCGATAAAACCGATGGTTGCCAAATGTATTTGTCCAAGGACTCCATGGGTGTTGAGATTGTAAGTTCTAAATCGTCTGAAATGAATGTGATGCTTCCTGCTGACGACAATGGAGATTAT ACTGAATTGCCTTTGCCAGAACAGTTTAAGACCACAATTAGTGGCAAGACATTGAAGACTGTTTGTGTCGATAGCCTTGGTTAA
- the capt gene encoding adenylyl cyclase-associated protein 1 isoform X3 — MGQSLSSCYGRTLIIHDIKNCNNPDCDPALKPSVAENLEILINRLEKLVERLERSISARELDIANRTFDTVLEQKRASVELSPPAAGIVENLSVNEQTEKLNQRIERIEESLGRINERHSQGQSSEGSFENIPTVIDDFSSLPPPPPPLELSMSVLGYQDIVNGSLAQYLALSSKIGGDVAKHAEFVKKAFDAQLAYVTLATQCSQPDQSKQMELLKPTSDQITAIQDFREKNRASPFFNHLSAISESIPALGWVCVSPTPGPHVKEMNDAGQFYTNRVLKEWKEKDATHVEWARAWVQTLTELQQFIKQYHTTGLVWSGKGSAPAGGAVPPPPPMGACPPPPPPPTFDLANMGLDGGDERSALFAEINQGENITRNLKKVTADMQTHKNPTLRTGPAPFKTPTQFGSVSKAPAVAVAKPPVFTRDGKKWIIEYQKNNPNLIVENAEMNNVVYVFKCEGSTLTVKGKVNNVVFDSCKKCSLLFDSVVASVEFVNCQSVQMQVLGNVPTISIDKTDGCQMYLSKDSMGVEIVSSKSSEMNVMLPADDNGDYTELPLPEQFKTTISGKTLKTVCVDSLG, encoded by the exons ATTGTGATCCTGCTCTTAAGCCTTCGGTTGCAGAAAATCTTGAAATACTGATCAATCGCTTAGAGAAACTTGTTGAGCGTTTAGAACGTTCGATAAGTGCTCGTGAATTGGATATTGCCAATCGTACCTTTGATACTGTTTTGGAACAGAAACGTGCTAGTGTTGAATTATCACCACCTGCAGCGGGGATTGTGGAAAATTTGAGCGTTAACGAACAAACAGAAAAACTTAATCAACGCATTGAACGTATTGAAGAGTCTTTGGGTCGTATCAACGAACGTCACAGTCAAGGACAGTCATCGGAAGGTAGTTTTGAAAATATACCCACGGTCATAGACGATTTTTCTTCACTTCCCCCACCACCACCTCCTTTAGAACTCAGTATGAGTGTTTTGGGTTATCAAGATATTGTCAATGGTTCGCTGGCCCAATATTTGGCCTTGTCAAGTAAAATTGGAGGAGATGTTGCCAAACACGCTGAATTTGTGAAAAAGGCTTTTGA TGCTCAATTGGCATATGTTACCTTAGCCACCCAGTGCTCCCAGCCAGACCAAAGCAAACAAATGGAATTATTGAAACCGACATCAGACCAAATTACCGCTATACAAGATTTCCGTGAAAAGAATCGTGCTTCACCGTTCTTCAATCATTTGTCGGCCATAAGTGAAAGTATTCCAGCCTTGGGTTGGGTTTGTGTG TCACCTACCCCTGGTCCTCATGTCAAGGAAATGAATGATGCTGGCCAGTTCTACACAAATCGTGTTTTGAAAGAATGGAAGGAGAAGGATGCCACACATGTGGAATGGGCCCGTGCTTGGGTACAAACCTTAACGGAATTGCAGCAGTTTATTAAGCAATACCACACTACTGGTTTAGTCTGGTCTGGAAAAGGATCTGCTCCTGCCGGTGGCGCTGTTCCTCCACCACCACCAATGGGAGCCTGCCCTCCACCTCCACCACCACCAACATTCGATTTGGCTAACATGGGCTTGGATGGTGGTGATGAGCGTAGTGCTTTATTTGCAGAAATTAATCAAGGCGAAAATATCACCAGAA ATTTGAAAAAGGTTACCGCAGATATGCAAACACATAAAAATCCAACGCTACGCACTGGACCGGCTCCCTTCAAAACTCCCACACAATTTGGTTCGGTTTCAAAAGCTCCTGCCGTTGCAGTCGCCAAGCCCCCAGTATTCACCAGAGATGGCAAGAAATGGATTATTGAATACCAGAAAAATAATCCAAATTTGATTGTTGAAAATGCTGAAATGAACAATGTGGTCTATGTATTCAAATGTGAAGGCTCCACTCTAACAGTTAAGGGAAAAGTTAACAATGTCGTCTTTGATTCCTGCAAGAAATGTTCTCTACTCTTCGATTCGGTAGTGGCTTCAGTTGAATTTGTTAACTGCCAATCTGTGCAAATGCAAGTTTTAGGCAATGTACCCACAATTTCGATCGATAAAACCGATGGTTGCCAAATGTATTTGTCCAAGGACTCCATGGGTGTTGAGATTGTAAGTTCTAAATCGTCTGAAATGAATGTGATGCTTCCTGCTGACGACAATGGAGATTAT ACTGAATTGCCTTTGCCAGAACAGTTTAAGACCACAATTAGTGGCAAGACATTGAAGACTGTTTGTGTCGATAGCCTTGGTTAA
- the capt gene encoding adenylyl cyclase-associated protein 1 isoform X5, which translates to MSVLGYQDIVNGSLAQYLALSSKIGGDVAKHAEFVKKAFDAQLAYVTLATQCSQPDQSKQMELLKPTSDQITAIQDFREKNRASPFFNHLSAISESIPALGWVCVSPTPGPHVKEMNDAGQFYTNRVLKEWKEKDATHVEWARAWVQTLTELQQFIKQYHTTGLVWSGKGSAPAGGAVPPPPPMGACPPPPPPPTFDLANMGLDGGDERSALFAEINQGENITRNLKKVTADMQTHKNPTLRTGPAPFKTPTQFGSVSKAPAVAVAKPPVFTRDGKKWIIEYQKNNPNLIVENAEMNNVVYVFKCEGSTLTVKGKVNNVVFDSCKKCSLLFDSVVASVEFVNCQSVQMQVLGNVPTISIDKTDGCQMYLSKDSMGVEIVSSKSSEMNVMLPADDNGDYTELPLPEQFKTTISGKTLKTVCVDSLG; encoded by the exons ATGAGTGTTTTGGGTTATCAAGATATTGTCAATGGTTCGCTGGCCCAATATTTGGCCTTGTCAAGTAAAATTGGAGGAGATGTTGCCAAACACGCTGAATTTGTGAAAAAGGCTTTTGA TGCTCAATTGGCATATGTTACCTTAGCCACCCAGTGCTCCCAGCCAGACCAAAGCAAACAAATGGAATTATTGAAACCGACATCAGACCAAATTACCGCTATACAAGATTTCCGTGAAAAGAATCGTGCTTCACCGTTCTTCAATCATTTGTCGGCCATAAGTGAAAGTATTCCAGCCTTGGGTTGGGTTTGTGTG TCACCTACCCCTGGTCCTCATGTCAAGGAAATGAATGATGCTGGCCAGTTCTACACAAATCGTGTTTTGAAAGAATGGAAGGAGAAGGATGCCACACATGTGGAATGGGCCCGTGCTTGGGTACAAACCTTAACGGAATTGCAGCAGTTTATTAAGCAATACCACACTACTGGTTTAGTCTGGTCTGGAAAAGGATCTGCTCCTGCCGGTGGCGCTGTTCCTCCACCACCACCAATGGGAGCCTGCCCTCCACCTCCACCACCACCAACATTCGATTTGGCTAACATGGGCTTGGATGGTGGTGATGAGCGTAGTGCTTTATTTGCAGAAATTAATCAAGGCGAAAATATCACCAGAA ATTTGAAAAAGGTTACCGCAGATATGCAAACACATAAAAATCCAACGCTACGCACTGGACCGGCTCCCTTCAAAACTCCCACACAATTTGGTTCGGTTTCAAAAGCTCCTGCCGTTGCAGTCGCCAAGCCCCCAGTATTCACCAGAGATGGCAAGAAATGGATTATTGAATACCAGAAAAATAATCCAAATTTGATTGTTGAAAATGCTGAAATGAACAATGTGGTCTATGTATTCAAATGTGAAGGCTCCACTCTAACAGTTAAGGGAAAAGTTAACAATGTCGTCTTTGATTCCTGCAAGAAATGTTCTCTACTCTTCGATTCGGTAGTGGCTTCAGTTGAATTTGTTAACTGCCAATCTGTGCAAATGCAAGTTTTAGGCAATGTACCCACAATTTCGATCGATAAAACCGATGGTTGCCAAATGTATTTGTCCAAGGACTCCATGGGTGTTGAGATTGTAAGTTCTAAATCGTCTGAAATGAATGTGATGCTTCCTGCTGACGACAATGGAGATTAT ACTGAATTGCCTTTGCCAGAACAGTTTAAGACCACAATTAGTGGCAAGACATTGAAGACTGTTTGTGTCGATAGCCTTGGTTAA